Proteins encoded within one genomic window of Oncorhynchus keta strain PuntledgeMale-10-30-2019 chromosome 12, Oket_V2, whole genome shotgun sequence:
- the LOC118391085 gene encoding GTPase IMAP family member 8-like isoform X1: protein MASRAPPSLGETHHRSEMKIVLIGGRQMWDIEASGKSSIGNTILGRDIFETGRRTAQCVSGQRYVYGRQITLIDTPGWWWGYPVDNTPKLDQLEIMRSVYLCHPGPQAFLLVIPVDTVFPNIFKRSLQEHLELFNDRVWRHTIVLFSTITPPNDISLQKHISVWPDLQWLIKKCGNRYHVLNVNNRGDDTQVTELLEKIEEMVAGNDGNHYETNQALSEELEENRLAVIEVAKRMMAKVQRQRTRLRALIKGEATSPTYLRLVIVGAQWAARSSAGNTILGEGVFDVADNTRRTVHCVTRHGEVAGRQLTVVDTPGWHYNSSLQNTSKMDRFEIVHSVFQCPPGPHAVLLVVPFATAFNKSYERAVEEHMGLLTDAVWKHTIVLFTRGDWLGDTTVEQRIASEGKGLQWLIEKCGNRYHVFDNKNRSDATQVIELLEKVEEMVAENRGCPYEIDTDVSADLEQKKRAGKERAQKITMKVQRQMMTLRELFKGEEQIFSEDELRIVLVGRREAGKSVAGNTILVGELFPTALTKEFRIQNRTMQCVMQQKRVAGMKLKVVDTPGWWKRTPQDARDWVQDEVVRSVSLCLPGPHAFLLVIPISAPFSEGDLKAVEEHLGLLTEKVWRHTMVLFTWGDWLGDRSIEEYIEREGEALQQLVEKCGNRYHVLNCRGWDDSSQVTTLLRKVKEMVVRNKGHNFTIEQKSRQKPMLHWLAGKGMMTEEEWNRREEELIERMLKAVVVEPEESKLPFVRGKESIDFFIPSMSCETPSEVGSSYINYGAHAKVSEWRVKYAGRSAASSGHGTMSSAVSYMGESLDGWGNLVKESLGDGKIRARVLDSPAKSEAHTYGVKTKRRNSH, encoded by the exons ATGGCAAGTAGggctcctccctccctcg GGGAGACCCACCATCGGTCAGAGATGAAGATTGTGCTAATTGGGGGAAGACAGATGTGGGATATAGAAGCCAGCGGGAAGAGTTCAATAGGAAACACCATCCTGGGCAGAGACATTTTTGAGACAGGAAGAAGAACTGCCCAATGTGTGAGCGGACAACGGTATGTGTATGGGAGGCAGATAACTTTGATTGATACCCCAGGCTGGTGGTGGGGTTATCCTGTAGATAATACTCCCAAATTGGATCAATTGGAAATCATGAGAAGTGTATATCTATGTCATCCTGGACCCCAAGCCTTTCTCTTGGTCATTCCCGTGGACACCGTTTTTCCCAACATATTCAAAAGATCGTTACAGGAACACCTGGAGCTATTCAATGATAGAGTCTGGAGACACACTATTGTGCTGTTTAGTACAATCACTCCCCCCAATGACATAAGTTTACAGAAACACATAAGCGTTTGGCCGGATCTTCAATGGCTTATTAAGAAGTGTGGGAACAGGTATCATGTTTTGAATGTCAATAACAGGGGTGATGACACCCAGGTCACAGAGCTGCTGGAGAAGATAGAAGAAATGGTGGCAGGAAACGATGGCAATCATTATGAGACAAACCAAGCTCTGTCTGAAGAGCTGGAAGAGAACAGATTAGCAGTGATTGAAGTAGCCAAACGGATGATGGCTAAGGTACAGAGACAAAGGACCAGACTCCGAGCGCTGATCAAAG GAGAGGCAACTAGCCCAACATACCTCAGGCTTGTGATTGTTGGGGCACAATGGGCTGCCAGGAGCTCAGCAGGAAACACCATTCTGGGGGAAGGTGTGTTTGATGTTGCTGATAATACAAGAAGAACAGTGCACTGTGTGACAAGACATGGTGAAGTAGCAGGGAGGCAGCTTACGGTGGTTGACACACCAGGCTGGCACTACAATAGTTCTCTACAGAACACCTCCAAGATGGATAGATTTGAGATAGTGCACAGTGTGTTTCAATGTCCTCCAGGACCCCATGCGGTCCTTCTGGTGGTTCCCTTTGCAACAGCATTCAACAAATCATATGAGAGAGCTGTTGAGGAGCACATGGGTCTCCTCACAGATGCAGTCTGGAAGCACACGATTGTGCTCTTCACACGAGGAGACTGGCTGGGAGACACAACTGTTGAACAGCGCATTGCGAGTGAAGGGAAGGGTCTTCAGTGGCTCATTGAGAAATGTGGTAACAGATACCATGTTTTTGACAACAAGAATCGGAGTGATGCAACACAGGTAATCGAGCTGCTGGAGAAAGTAGAGGAGATGGTGGCAGAAAACAGAGGTTGTCCTTATGAAATTGACACAGATGTTTCAGCAGACTTGGAACAGAAAAAGAGGGCTGGAAAAGAAAGAGCTCAAAAGATCACAATGAAGGTGCAGAGACAAATGATGACACTCAGAGAACTGTTTAAAG GGGAGGAACAAATATTCTCTGAGGATGAGTTGAGAATTGTACTTGTTGGGAGAAGAGAGGCTGGGAAGAGTGTGGCAGGAAACACAATACTGGTTGGAGAGTTGTTTCCGACAGCTTTGACCAAG GAATTCAGAATTCAAAACAGAACTATGCAGTGTGTAATGCAACAAAAGAGAGTTGCTGGGATGAAGCTCAAAGTTGTAGATACACCAGGCTGGTGGAAGAGAACCCCACAGGATGCACGAGATTGGGTTCAAGATGAAGTGGTGCgcagtgtgtctctctgtctacctggcCCCCATGCTTTTCTTCTGGTCATTCCCATTTCTGCACCATTTTCAGAGGGAGACCTCAAAGCAGTAGAGGAGCACCTTGGGCTATTAACTGAGAAAGTCTGGAGACACACAATGGTGCTGTTCACCTGGGGAGATTGGCTAGGAGACAGATCCATTGAGGAATAtattgagagagaaggagaggcactCCAACAACTTGTTGAAAAATGTGGGAACAGGTATCATGTATTGAACTGCCGTGGCTGGGATGATAGCTCTCAGGTCACAACACTGTTGAGGAAGGTAAAGGAGATGGTTGTACGTAACAAAGGGCACAATTTCACTATTGAACAGAAGAGTAGGCAGAAGCCAATGCTTCACTGGTTAGCAGGAAAGGGCATGATGACCGAAGAGGAATggaacaggagagaagaggaactCATAGAGCGGATGTTGAAGGCAGTGGTGGTAGAACCAGAGGAATCTAAACTGCCATTTGTACGGGGGAAGGAAAGCATTGATTTTTTCATCCCCAGCA TGAGCTGTGAGACTCCCTCTGAAGTTGGGAGTTCCTACATAAATTATGGAGCACATGCCAAGGTGTCTGAATGGAGAGTGAAGTATGCTGGGAGATCTGCTGCATCCTCTGGGCACGGCACTATGAGTTCAGCAGTCAGTTATATGGGCGAATCCCTGGACGGATGGGGGAATCTAGTCAAGGAGAGTCTGGGGGACGGCAAGATAAGGGCAAGGGTGTTGGATAGTCCTGCAAAGTCAGAGGCCCACACTTATGGGGTGAAAACCAAACGTAGGAATTCACATTGA
- the LOC118391085 gene encoding GTPase IMAP family member 8-like isoform X3 gives MVTELLEKIEEMVAGNDGNHYETNQALSEELEENRLAVIEVAKRMMAKVQRQRTRLRALIKGEATSPTYLRLVIVGAQWAARSSAGNTILGEGVFDVADNTRRTVHCVTRHGEVAGRQLTVVDTPGWHYNSSLQNTSKMDRFEIVHSVFQCPPGPHAVLLVVPFATAFNKSYERAVEEHMGLLTDAVWKHTIVLFTRGDWLGDTTVEQRIASEGKGLQWLIEKCGNRYHVFDNKNRSDATQVIELLEKVEEMVAENRGCPYEIDTDVSADLEQKKRAGKERAQKITMKVQRQMMTLRELFKGEEQIFSEDELRIVLVGRREAGKSVAGNTILVGELFPTALTKEFRIQNRTMQCVMQQKRVAGMKLKVVDTPGWWKRTPQDARDWVQDEVVRSVSLCLPGPHAFLLVIPISAPFSEGDLKAVEEHLGLLTEKVWRHTMVLFTWGDWLGDRSIEEYIEREGEALQQLVEKCGNRYHVLNCRGWDDSSQVTTLLRKVKEMVVRNKGHNFTIEQKSRQKPMLHWLAGKGMMTEEEWNRREEELIERMLKAVVVEPEESKLPFVRGKESIDFFIPSMSCETPSEVGSSYINYGAHAKVSEWRVKYAGRSAASSGHGTMSSAVSYMGESLDGWGNLVKESLGDGKIRARVLDSPAKSEAHTYGVKTKRRNSH, from the exons ATG GTCACAGAGCTGCTGGAGAAGATAGAAGAAATGGTGGCAGGAAACGATGGCAATCATTATGAGACAAACCAAGCTCTGTCTGAAGAGCTGGAAGAGAACAGATTAGCAGTGATTGAAGTAGCCAAACGGATGATGGCTAAGGTACAGAGACAAAGGACCAGACTCCGAGCGCTGATCAAAG GAGAGGCAACTAGCCCAACATACCTCAGGCTTGTGATTGTTGGGGCACAATGGGCTGCCAGGAGCTCAGCAGGAAACACCATTCTGGGGGAAGGTGTGTTTGATGTTGCTGATAATACAAGAAGAACAGTGCACTGTGTGACAAGACATGGTGAAGTAGCAGGGAGGCAGCTTACGGTGGTTGACACACCAGGCTGGCACTACAATAGTTCTCTACAGAACACCTCCAAGATGGATAGATTTGAGATAGTGCACAGTGTGTTTCAATGTCCTCCAGGACCCCATGCGGTCCTTCTGGTGGTTCCCTTTGCAACAGCATTCAACAAATCATATGAGAGAGCTGTTGAGGAGCACATGGGTCTCCTCACAGATGCAGTCTGGAAGCACACGATTGTGCTCTTCACACGAGGAGACTGGCTGGGAGACACAACTGTTGAACAGCGCATTGCGAGTGAAGGGAAGGGTCTTCAGTGGCTCATTGAGAAATGTGGTAACAGATACCATGTTTTTGACAACAAGAATCGGAGTGATGCAACACAGGTAATCGAGCTGCTGGAGAAAGTAGAGGAGATGGTGGCAGAAAACAGAGGTTGTCCTTATGAAATTGACACAGATGTTTCAGCAGACTTGGAACAGAAAAAGAGGGCTGGAAAAGAAAGAGCTCAAAAGATCACAATGAAGGTGCAGAGACAAATGATGACACTCAGAGAACTGTTTAAAG GGGAGGAACAAATATTCTCTGAGGATGAGTTGAGAATTGTACTTGTTGGGAGAAGAGAGGCTGGGAAGAGTGTGGCAGGAAACACAATACTGGTTGGAGAGTTGTTTCCGACAGCTTTGACCAAG GAATTCAGAATTCAAAACAGAACTATGCAGTGTGTAATGCAACAAAAGAGAGTTGCTGGGATGAAGCTCAAAGTTGTAGATACACCAGGCTGGTGGAAGAGAACCCCACAGGATGCACGAGATTGGGTTCAAGATGAAGTGGTGCgcagtgtgtctctctgtctacctggcCCCCATGCTTTTCTTCTGGTCATTCCCATTTCTGCACCATTTTCAGAGGGAGACCTCAAAGCAGTAGAGGAGCACCTTGGGCTATTAACTGAGAAAGTCTGGAGACACACAATGGTGCTGTTCACCTGGGGAGATTGGCTAGGAGACAGATCCATTGAGGAATAtattgagagagaaggagaggcactCCAACAACTTGTTGAAAAATGTGGGAACAGGTATCATGTATTGAACTGCCGTGGCTGGGATGATAGCTCTCAGGTCACAACACTGTTGAGGAAGGTAAAGGAGATGGTTGTACGTAACAAAGGGCACAATTTCACTATTGAACAGAAGAGTAGGCAGAAGCCAATGCTTCACTGGTTAGCAGGAAAGGGCATGATGACCGAAGAGGAATggaacaggagagaagaggaactCATAGAGCGGATGTTGAAGGCAGTGGTGGTAGAACCAGAGGAATCTAAACTGCCATTTGTACGGGGGAAGGAAAGCATTGATTTTTTCATCCCCAGCA TGAGCTGTGAGACTCCCTCTGAAGTTGGGAGTTCCTACATAAATTATGGAGCACATGCCAAGGTGTCTGAATGGAGAGTGAAGTATGCTGGGAGATCTGCTGCATCCTCTGGGCACGGCACTATGAGTTCAGCAGTCAGTTATATGGGCGAATCCCTGGACGGATGGGGGAATCTAGTCAAGGAGAGTCTGGGGGACGGCAAGATAAGGGCAAGGGTGTTGGATAGTCCTGCAAAGTCAGAGGCCCACACTTATGGGGTGAAAACCAAACGTAGGAATTCACATTGA
- the LOC118391085 gene encoding GTPase IMAP family member 8-like isoform X2 yields MCERTTVTELLEKIEEMVAGNDGNHYETNQALSEELEENRLAVIEVAKRMMAKVQRQRTRLRALIKGEATSPTYLRLVIVGAQWAARSSAGNTILGEGVFDVADNTRRTVHCVTRHGEVAGRQLTVVDTPGWHYNSSLQNTSKMDRFEIVHSVFQCPPGPHAVLLVVPFATAFNKSYERAVEEHMGLLTDAVWKHTIVLFTRGDWLGDTTVEQRIASEGKGLQWLIEKCGNRYHVFDNKNRSDATQVIELLEKVEEMVAENRGCPYEIDTDVSADLEQKKRAGKERAQKITMKVQRQMMTLRELFKGEEQIFSEDELRIVLVGRREAGKSVAGNTILVGELFPTALTKEFRIQNRTMQCVMQQKRVAGMKLKVVDTPGWWKRTPQDARDWVQDEVVRSVSLCLPGPHAFLLVIPISAPFSEGDLKAVEEHLGLLTEKVWRHTMVLFTWGDWLGDRSIEEYIEREGEALQQLVEKCGNRYHVLNCRGWDDSSQVTTLLRKVKEMVVRNKGHNFTIEQKSRQKPMLHWLAGKGMMTEEEWNRREEELIERMLKAVVVEPEESKLPFVRGKESIDFFIPSMSCETPSEVGSSYINYGAHAKVSEWRVKYAGRSAASSGHGTMSSAVSYMGESLDGWGNLVKESLGDGKIRARVLDSPAKSEAHTYGVKTKRRNSH; encoded by the exons ATGTGTGAGCGGACAACG GTCACAGAGCTGCTGGAGAAGATAGAAGAAATGGTGGCAGGAAACGATGGCAATCATTATGAGACAAACCAAGCTCTGTCTGAAGAGCTGGAAGAGAACAGATTAGCAGTGATTGAAGTAGCCAAACGGATGATGGCTAAGGTACAGAGACAAAGGACCAGACTCCGAGCGCTGATCAAAG GAGAGGCAACTAGCCCAACATACCTCAGGCTTGTGATTGTTGGGGCACAATGGGCTGCCAGGAGCTCAGCAGGAAACACCATTCTGGGGGAAGGTGTGTTTGATGTTGCTGATAATACAAGAAGAACAGTGCACTGTGTGACAAGACATGGTGAAGTAGCAGGGAGGCAGCTTACGGTGGTTGACACACCAGGCTGGCACTACAATAGTTCTCTACAGAACACCTCCAAGATGGATAGATTTGAGATAGTGCACAGTGTGTTTCAATGTCCTCCAGGACCCCATGCGGTCCTTCTGGTGGTTCCCTTTGCAACAGCATTCAACAAATCATATGAGAGAGCTGTTGAGGAGCACATGGGTCTCCTCACAGATGCAGTCTGGAAGCACACGATTGTGCTCTTCACACGAGGAGACTGGCTGGGAGACACAACTGTTGAACAGCGCATTGCGAGTGAAGGGAAGGGTCTTCAGTGGCTCATTGAGAAATGTGGTAACAGATACCATGTTTTTGACAACAAGAATCGGAGTGATGCAACACAGGTAATCGAGCTGCTGGAGAAAGTAGAGGAGATGGTGGCAGAAAACAGAGGTTGTCCTTATGAAATTGACACAGATGTTTCAGCAGACTTGGAACAGAAAAAGAGGGCTGGAAAAGAAAGAGCTCAAAAGATCACAATGAAGGTGCAGAGACAAATGATGACACTCAGAGAACTGTTTAAAG GGGAGGAACAAATATTCTCTGAGGATGAGTTGAGAATTGTACTTGTTGGGAGAAGAGAGGCTGGGAAGAGTGTGGCAGGAAACACAATACTGGTTGGAGAGTTGTTTCCGACAGCTTTGACCAAG GAATTCAGAATTCAAAACAGAACTATGCAGTGTGTAATGCAACAAAAGAGAGTTGCTGGGATGAAGCTCAAAGTTGTAGATACACCAGGCTGGTGGAAGAGAACCCCACAGGATGCACGAGATTGGGTTCAAGATGAAGTGGTGCgcagtgtgtctctctgtctacctggcCCCCATGCTTTTCTTCTGGTCATTCCCATTTCTGCACCATTTTCAGAGGGAGACCTCAAAGCAGTAGAGGAGCACCTTGGGCTATTAACTGAGAAAGTCTGGAGACACACAATGGTGCTGTTCACCTGGGGAGATTGGCTAGGAGACAGATCCATTGAGGAATAtattgagagagaaggagaggcactCCAACAACTTGTTGAAAAATGTGGGAACAGGTATCATGTATTGAACTGCCGTGGCTGGGATGATAGCTCTCAGGTCACAACACTGTTGAGGAAGGTAAAGGAGATGGTTGTACGTAACAAAGGGCACAATTTCACTATTGAACAGAAGAGTAGGCAGAAGCCAATGCTTCACTGGTTAGCAGGAAAGGGCATGATGACCGAAGAGGAATggaacaggagagaagaggaactCATAGAGCGGATGTTGAAGGCAGTGGTGGTAGAACCAGAGGAATCTAAACTGCCATTTGTACGGGGGAAGGAAAGCATTGATTTTTTCATCCCCAGCA TGAGCTGTGAGACTCCCTCTGAAGTTGGGAGTTCCTACATAAATTATGGAGCACATGCCAAGGTGTCTGAATGGAGAGTGAAGTATGCTGGGAGATCTGCTGCATCCTCTGGGCACGGCACTATGAGTTCAGCAGTCAGTTATATGGGCGAATCCCTGGACGGATGGGGGAATCTAGTCAAGGAGAGTCTGGGGGACGGCAAGATAAGGGCAAGGGTGTTGGATAGTCCTGCAAAGTCAGAGGCCCACACTTATGGGGTGAAAACCAAACGTAGGAATTCACATTGA
- the LOC118391086 gene encoding uroplakin-3b-like protein 1, translating to MALLFYVVLCLSVWTGFCQIPVNNTPAINPSSLAAKLTTNSVILTSPSCYFDSLANLPCNSTTTCELWLVSAIDTGVSNYDADKNRSFIDTLSPYPTAFSSNTSKKYFLTKLGLQKDYPCPIVAGTDYFRVGSDGSCSTTNCNGILPVGSTARFRYVLINPENKTVVAESLWSNNITLYPLKDLESIGNGFAGRSASMIVITSILCSFLALLLLLLLIMLSYVLCCRKEKKEIQVPGSVRMYDTHNLKEPSPYVNRAYEDEPQRPTAISPIRLKSYTDYDLKKPATEL from the exons ATGGCATTACtattttatgtagtgttgtgcctgtctgtctggactgGGTTCTGTCAAA taccagtcaacaacACTCCTGCAATAAACCCTTCCAGCCTGGCTGCGAAACTGACCACTAATTCAGTGATACTGACGTCCCCAAGTTGTTACTTCGACAGTCTGGCCAATTTGCCCTGCAATTCTACTACTACCTGTGAATTATGGCTCGTATCGGCCATAGATACAG GAGTGAGCAATTATGATGCCGACAAGAACAGGTCCTTCATTGACACCCTCTCTCCTTATCCAACCGCCTTCTCTTCCAACACCTCAAAGAAATACTTCCTGACCAAGTTGGGGCTTCAGAAAGACTACCCCTGCCCCATCGTCGCTGGAACAGACTACTTCAGGGTTGGCTCTGACGGTAGCTGTTCCactacgaactgtaatggaatATTGCCTGTTGGCTCCACTGCCAG ATTTAGGTATGTTCTTATCAACCCAGAGAACAAAACAGTTGTTGCGGAGAGTTTGTGGTCCAACAACATCACTCTTTACCCTT TGAAAGACCTTGAAAGCATTGGGAATGGCTTTGCTGGAAGGTCTGCGTCCATGATTGTCATTACATCTATCCTGTGTTCCTTCCTGGCcttgctgctgctgctattgctCATCATGCTGAGCTATGTCCT TTGCTGTCGGAAGGAGAAAAAGGAAATCCAAGTTCCAGGATCAGTGCGCATGTATGACACTCACAACTTGAAGGAGCCTTCCCCCTATGTAAACCGTGCTTATGAGGATGAGCCACAGAGACCCACAGCCATTAGCCCCATTAGGCTCAAGAGCTACActgactatgatttgaaaaaacCAGCCACAGAATTGTAG